The sequence TGGCGTTCTCTTCGGCCTGACGATCTTTTTCCGCTTGCCGGGACTCAATCTTTTCAGACAGCCCCGGGTTCATCAGCTTCATGTTCTCAATCATGTCGGTAATACGCTCTCGGGACGCCGGGTTGGTGGTAAATTCCAGGGCCTGATGACAATCCTCAATGGCCTCGTCATAGCGCTGCAATTGGGCCTCGGCGGCGCAGGTGGCGATTTGAAAGTTGACCTGCGTTTCCAAATCCTTGTCCGGAATGTACTGAAACCCTTTGTCCAGGGCGGCTAAAGCGTCCTCCTGTCGACCCAGGGCCGATAGGCTGGTGGCCAGATCGAAGTAGGTCTGATGGTTCTTTTCATCTCTTTTGAGCGCTTGCTGAAAGTTCTGGACGGCCTCTTCCTGCAGTTGGCGGCTCTCCTGCGCTTGTGAGGCGTGCTGGGCCTGATAACAAAGGATGGCTCCCCGCAGGTGATAGGTTTCAGCCAGATCGGGCCCCAGTGTTTCCGCTTGGGTCAGTTCTTTGGCCGCGTTATCCAAGTCATTGGTATACAAATACAGCCAGCCCAGGTTGATGTGCAGGCCAGGGTCCCTGGGCGCCTGTTCCAGCGCCTGATTCAGCTGCACAAAGGCTTCCTCGAAATTGCCCTG comes from Vampirovibrio chlorellavorus and encodes:
- a CDS encoding tetratricopeptide repeat protein, whose amino-acid sequence is MTTPYRAFCNILKQVVTLSLSLAVVAGSLTGCQNNAVHGESPELRKAKRLIEQGNFEEAFVQLNQALEQAPRDPGLHINLGWLYLYTNDLDNAAKELTQAETLGPDLAETYHLRGAILCYQAQHASQAQESRQLQEEAVQNFQQALKRDEKNHQTYFDLATSLSALGRQEDALAALDKGFQYIPDKDLETQVNFQIATCAAEAQLQRYDEAIEDCHQALEFTTNPASRERITDMIENMKLMNPGLSEKIESRQAEKDRQAEENAIIDTAASD